One Luteolibacter flavescens genomic region harbors:
- a CDS encoding M28 family peptidase produces MISRRISALAPRGGIADGWRVTEEESSPPTLQKRIALLLWLVPLGLVITSCIGLWLHFKAKATAAQVEQARFTTSVSDDVLRDDMQKVLGFVGERHVSSPAGIQGLNRAAAMIEGSLGPANAGYRMESIAGPDVNGSRWPILIATVRGSDEKQPALWLVAPYDSRPGSRGAEANASGVTSLMAAAHALANSKPVRPVHFAFIPHAYDGESPVMEIQQQLAERIGKAGTVLVVESTGAAGTLMISSRDAGNAALTKADGLGEVVGAEAICLEDDFDPSATLFELGLPAARVATRPVVKADEADATAPDPAIHASATRALVALIERLSDN; encoded by the coding sequence ATGATCTCCCGGAGAATCTCGGCTCTTGCACCGCGCGGCGGCATCGCGGACGGATGGCGCGTGACCGAAGAAGAATCGTCCCCGCCGACCCTCCAGAAGCGCATCGCCCTCCTCCTGTGGCTCGTGCCGCTCGGTCTGGTGATCACGAGCTGCATCGGCCTGTGGCTGCATTTCAAGGCCAAGGCCACAGCGGCGCAGGTCGAGCAGGCGCGCTTCACCACCTCCGTCAGCGATGATGTCCTGCGCGACGACATGCAGAAGGTGCTCGGCTTTGTGGGCGAGCGCCACGTCTCCAGCCCGGCAGGCATCCAAGGGCTGAATCGTGCGGCGGCGATGATCGAGGGCTCGCTCGGCCCGGCGAATGCGGGCTATCGCATGGAAAGCATCGCGGGGCCGGATGTGAATGGCTCGCGCTGGCCCATCCTGATCGCGACCGTTCGCGGCAGCGATGAGAAACAACCGGCGCTGTGGCTCGTGGCTCCCTATGATTCGCGTCCGGGATCGCGGGGAGCGGAGGCAAATGCCAGCGGGGTGACCAGCCTGATGGCTGCGGCCCATGCCCTCGCGAATTCCAAGCCGGTGCGCCCGGTTCACTTCGCCTTCATTCCCCATGCCTACGACGGGGAGTCGCCCGTGATGGAGATCCAGCAGCAGCTCGCCGAACGCATCGGCAAGGCTGGCACCGTCCTCGTGGTGGAGTCCACCGGCGCGGCAGGGACTCTTATGATCAGCTCGCGCGATGCGGGGAATGCTGCGCTTACGAAAGCGGACGGCCTTGGCGAGGTGGTAGGTGCCGAGGCGATCTGCCTGGAAGACGATTTCGATCCATCCGCTACCTTGTTCGAGCTCGGGCTGCCTGCGGCGCGTGTGGCCACGCGGCCCGTGGTGAAGGCGGACGAGGCGGATGCCACGGCTCCCGATCCTGCGATTCATGCATCCGCGACGCGTGCATTGGTGGCATTGATCGAAAGATTGTCGGATAATTGA
- a CDS encoding ParA family protein, translated as MKVVAVANQKGGVGKTTTALNLSAALALRGQRTLLIDLDPQANTTSGLGIECDGEGTVYPALLGEANVRDKIIPTGRENLSLIPSHMDLAGVEIELARGDDHLTRLRTHLQGLKPNDLFDVCILDTPPSLGVLMTSALAAADEILIPLQCEWFGLEGLAKIVHVIDQIRDSGANTELKLEGIVMTMFDGRTNLAKQVVDEVGNYFPDALYRTVIPRTIRLGEAPSYAKTIFEHDPTGIGANAYASLADEFLTRHAAVGPVLA; from the coding sequence ATGAAAGTCGTCGCTGTCGCAAATCAAAAGGGAGGCGTGGGGAAAACCACCACCGCGCTCAACCTGTCCGCTGCCCTCGCCCTGCGCGGGCAACGTACCCTGTTGATCGACCTCGACCCGCAGGCGAATACCACCAGCGGCCTCGGCATCGAGTGCGATGGCGAGGGCACCGTCTACCCCGCCCTGCTCGGCGAGGCGAATGTCCGGGACAAGATCATCCCCACCGGCCGCGAGAATCTTTCTCTCATCCCCTCCCACATGGATCTGGCGGGTGTGGAAATCGAGCTCGCCCGCGGTGATGACCACCTCACCCGCTTGCGCACCCACCTGCAGGGGCTGAAGCCGAACGATCTCTTTGACGTCTGCATCCTCGATACCCCGCCCTCGCTCGGCGTGCTGATGACCTCAGCGCTGGCCGCCGCGGACGAGATCCTGATTCCCCTCCAGTGCGAGTGGTTCGGCCTCGAAGGTCTCGCGAAGATCGTCCACGTCATCGACCAGATCCGCGACTCCGGGGCGAATACGGAACTGAAGCTGGAAGGCATCGTTATGACGATGTTCGACGGCCGGACGAATCTCGCGAAGCAGGTCGTCGATGAAGTCGGCAACTATTTCCCGGACGCCCTCTACCGCACGGTGATCCCGCGGACCATCCGCCTCGGCGAAGCACCGAGCTACGCGAAGACCATTTTTGAGCACGATCCGACAGGAATCGGCGCGAATGCCTACGCCAGCCTCGCCGATGAGTTCCTGACCCGCCACGCCGCGGTCGGGCCGGTGCTGGCTTGA